From Brassica oleracea var. oleracea cultivar TO1000 chromosome C3, BOL, whole genome shotgun sequence, a single genomic window includes:
- the LOC106328696 gene encoding putative casein kinase II subunit beta-4 yields MYKDRSGGIMGSGGSSRSDLLTGAIDRKRINEALDKHLKKTSPSTSKGKDSNPSTSTAKSHLPDQSETDSEEEGSEVSGSEGDDDTSWISWFCSLRGNEFFCEVDEDYVQDDFNLCGLSGQVPYYDYALDLILDVESSNSDMFTEEQNELVESAAEMLYGLIHVRYILTTKGMAAMLEKYKNYDFGRCPRVFCCGQPCLPVGQSDIPRSSTVKIYCPKCEDVYYPRSKYQGNIDGAYFGTTFPHLFLMAYGNLKPQKPTQSYVPKIFGFKVHNKQ; encoded by the exons ATGTACAAAGATCGAAGCGGAGGCATAATGGGCAGTGGTGGGTCATCGAGATCGGACCTCCTCACCGGAGCTATAGATCGGAAACGGATCAACGAAGCTTTAGACAAACATCTCAAGAAAACTTCGCCTTCCACTTCTAAAGGCAAAGACTCAAACCCTTCAACCTCCACCGCTAAATCTCACCTTCCGGATCAATCTGAAACCGATAGCGAAGAAGAAGGATCTGAAGTGAGTGGCTCGGAAGGTGATGACGACACGTCGTGGATCTCGTGGTTCTGTAGCTTGAGAGGGAACGAGTTTTTCTGTGAAGTGGATGAGGATTATGTGCAGGATGATTTCAATCTCTGTGGGTTGAGTGGTCAAGTTCCTTACTATGATTATGCACTTGATCTCATCTTAGATGTTGAGTCATCAAACA GTGATATGTTTACTGAAGAACAGAATGAGCTGGTGGAATCAGCTGCTGAGATGTTGTATGGTCTTATTCATGTTCGTTACATTCTTACAACTAAAGGAATGGCTGCTATG TTGGAGAAGTACAAGAACTATGATTTTGGGAGATGTCCGAGAGTCTTCTGTTGCGGGCAGCCTTGTCTTCCAGTTGGGCAATCTGATATTCCGAGGTCGAGCACGGTGAAGATATACTGCCCTAAATGCGAGGATGTTTACTACCCGCGATCTAAATACCAAGGCA ACATTGATGGAGCTTACTTTGGGACTACTTTCCCACATTTGTTTCTCATGGCTTATGGAAACTTGAAACCGCAGAAGCCGACTCAAAGCTATGTTCCTAAAATCTTTGGATTTAAGGTGCACAACAAGCAATGA